The following proteins come from a genomic window of Malus domestica chromosome 02, GDT2T_hap1:
- the LOC103402593 gene encoding methyl jasmonate esterase 1-like produces MIQKILLENMTEKLLLFFLLFICLAKASTSTPSPPSNIHNQTQSPKHFVLIHGACHGAWSWYKVATLLKDSGHNVTALDLGASGINPIQVQQLPSLSEFVEPLTKLMVSLPPNEKVILVGHSLGGAVISIFMEWFPHKIVAAVYVTAFMYGPTLNFSTTYAEVTKGYDAVDSQFRYDNGTKNPATSFLVGPKALATSLYQLSPPQDLTLALSLVRPFPLYNYDVIKLTKEKYGSVPRVFIVANQDRTIMLDVQNYMIKNNPPNEVKVINGSDHMVMFSKPVELFCHLQSIAEKYS; encoded by the exons tccttttgtttttccttttatttatttgcttGGCAAAAGCTAGCACCTCAACCCCATCCCCGCCCTCCAACATTCACAACCAAACTCAAAGTCCAAAACATTTTGTATTGATACATGGAGCTTGTCATGGAGCATGGAGCTGGTATAAGGTGGCAACTCTCCTCAAGGACTCAGGTCACAATGTCACAGCTCTAGACTTGGGAGCATCGGGGATCAACCCGATTCAGGTACAGCAGCTCCCTTCGTTATCGGAATTCGTCGAGCCCTTGACAAAGCTCATGGTGTCTCTACCACCAAATGAAAAGGTTATCCTTGTGGGTCACAGCTTGGGGGGCGCAGTCATATCTATTTTCATGGAGTGGTTCCCTCATAAAATTGTTGCTGCAGTATATGTCACGGCTTTTATGTATGGTCCTACTCTCAATTTCTCAACTACATATGCAGAG GTTACCAAAGGATATGATGCTGTAGACTCTCAATTCAGATATGATAATGGAACCAAAAACCCTGCAACCTCCTTTCTTGTTGGGCCTAAAGCCTTGGCGACAAGCCTGTACCAGCTCTCTCCACCACAG GATTTAACTCTAGCATTATCGTTGGTGAGACCTTTTCCTTTATATAATTACGATGTAATAAAACTCACGAAGGAGAAGTATGGATCAGTTCCTAGAGTATTCATCGTGGCCAACCAAGACCGTACGATAATGTTGGATGTGCAAAATTACATGATCAAGAACAATCCCCCAAATGAAGTGAAAGTGATAAACGGTTCTGATCACATGGTCATGTTCTCTAAACCAGTGGAGCTGTTCTGCCACCTCCAAAGTATTGCTGAGAAGTATTCATAA